One segment of Mycolicibacterium sp. YH-1 DNA contains the following:
- a CDS encoding alpha/beta hydrolase — MTVETVRAPGCVAPMSDGVVLYFHGGGFFCGNLDSHLHVVARIARLTNLPVVHVDYRQHPEVAIDMSIQDCVDAYRWLLEEGVSPTRVVVAGDSAGGFLAFATLIAGQRNGLAVPAGVIGISPLLELDSLARKSHENFRRDPFGVASVLPLIVECIHPAQADVDDLSPLNADLKTLPPALIIVAESEVLRCDVERMCEGLTVAGRQCTVQSWPHQLHAFPALLPFLPESRAVFESMTQFIETCLANSSPSSSMGVG, encoded by the coding sequence GTGACAGTCGAGACTGTCCGGGCGCCCGGATGCGTCGCGCCCATGAGCGATGGCGTCGTCCTCTACTTCCACGGTGGCGGATTCTTCTGCGGCAACCTGGACTCTCATCTGCACGTGGTGGCACGAATTGCCCGACTCACCAACCTGCCGGTCGTGCACGTCGATTATCGCCAGCATCCGGAAGTGGCGATCGACATGTCGATTCAGGACTGCGTGGATGCATATCGGTGGCTACTCGAAGAAGGTGTCTCCCCGACGAGGGTTGTGGTCGCGGGGGACTCGGCGGGCGGATTCCTGGCCTTTGCCACACTGATCGCCGGCCAGCGGAACGGATTGGCCGTGCCCGCAGGCGTCATCGGGATCTCTCCGCTCCTTGAACTGGACAGCTTGGCCCGAAAGTCGCACGAGAACTTTCGACGCGATCCATTCGGGGTGGCATCGGTGCTGCCATTGATCGTCGAGTGCATTCATCCCGCGCAAGCGGACGTCGATGATCTCTCGCCGCTGAATGCCGACCTGAAAACACTTCCGCCGGCACTGATCATCGTTGCCGAGTCCGAGGTCCTGCGCTGCGATGTGGAACGGATGTGTGAGGGGCTCACCGTGGCTGGCAGGCAATGCACCGTTCAGTCCTGGCCGCACCAACTGCATGCGTTTCCCGCGCTGTTGCCCTTTCTTCCCGAGAGCAGGGCGGTGTTCGAGAGCATGACCCAATTCATCGAGACATGTCTGGCCAATTCGTCCCCCTCGTCGTCGATGGGGGTCGGTTAG
- a CDS encoding MlaD family protein: MITTAADTIVAIVRAAHRRRSWLSAGALILTLVVASAYLFLGALRVNPLASSHSITIELPDSAGLLPNQDVTLRGVPIGRVERLDITPTGVNAVVNVNSTVPIPQSSEVRVSGLSPAGEQYIDFAAESDAGPYLGDGAVIAAGRATVPVSLAELLANADGALAQVDTSKIELIKRELSLSEAGPQKLADIIDGGTFLLSTLDSVLPETTSVLRNSRVVLTMAADKSDGIAVASDNLGATFGGITKMREGYRRLTDQAPGTLDAIDNLFADNSDTMVTLLGSLTTTSQLLYLRVPALNALFPSYRTSALDAIGSVMHDNGLWAIGDIYPRYACDYGTPRRPPSAADYPEPFMYTYCRDDHPGVLVRGAKNAPRPAGDDTAGPPPGADLGRMTDPTPRGRFTIPTPYGGPVLPIEPPR, from the coding sequence ATGATCACCACCGCCGCAGACACCATCGTCGCCATCGTCAGGGCGGCACACCGCAGGCGTTCCTGGCTGTCGGCGGGTGCGCTGATCCTCACGCTCGTGGTCGCGAGCGCATACCTGTTCCTCGGTGCGCTGCGGGTGAATCCGCTCGCATCGAGCCACTCCATCACCATCGAGCTGCCGGACTCCGCCGGCCTGCTGCCGAATCAGGACGTGACACTGCGCGGTGTGCCGATCGGACGGGTGGAGCGCCTCGACATCACGCCCACTGGTGTCAACGCCGTGGTCAACGTCAATTCGACCGTGCCGATCCCGCAGTCGAGCGAAGTGCGGGTGTCTGGGCTCTCACCTGCGGGCGAGCAGTACATCGACTTCGCCGCCGAGTCCGACGCAGGACCCTATCTCGGTGATGGGGCCGTCATCGCTGCGGGCAGGGCGACCGTCCCGGTCAGCTTGGCGGAACTGCTCGCCAACGCCGATGGTGCGCTGGCGCAGGTCGACACGTCGAAGATCGAACTCATCAAGAGGGAACTGAGCCTGAGCGAGGCGGGGCCGCAGAAGCTGGCCGACATCATCGACGGCGGCACCTTTCTGCTGTCGACGCTGGATTCGGTGCTTCCGGAGACGACCAGCGTGCTGCGGAACAGCCGGGTCGTGCTGACGATGGCCGCGGACAAGAGTGACGGAATCGCGGTCGCCTCGGACAATCTGGGCGCGACCTTCGGCGGCATCACCAAGATGCGGGAGGGCTACCGCAGGCTCACAGACCAGGCACCGGGCACCCTGGACGCGATCGACAATCTGTTCGCCGACAACTCCGACACCATGGTGACTCTGCTCGGCAGCCTGACGACCACCTCGCAGCTGCTCTACCTGCGGGTGCCTGCGTTGAACGCGCTGTTCCCCAGCTACCGCACGTCGGCACTCGATGCCATCGGAAGTGTCATGCACGACAACGGATTGTGGGCGATCGGCGATATCTACCCGCGCTACGCGTGCGACTACGGGACGCCGCGACGACCGCCGTCAGCGGCTGACTACCCCGAACCGTTCATGTACACCTACTGCCGCGACGATCATCCGGGCGTGCTGGTCCGCGGCGCCAAGAACGCACCGCGGCCGGCCGGCGACGACACCGCAGGCCCGCCCCCCGGCGCGGACCTGGGCCGAATGACCGACCCGACCCCGCGGGGCCGGTTCACGATCCCCACCCCGTATGGCGGGCCGGTCCTGCCGATCGAGCCACCCCGCTGA
- a CDS encoding DMT family transporter, with amino-acid sequence MATASMLCVQVGLALSIGLIEYIGVEGAAWLRLLWAGIILLVIVRPRPSKFTRSTFLMCVVLGVVTAGVTLLFMAALDRIPLGTASALEFLGPLSVAVLLGKGRYRFVWPGIAAIGVVLLTEPWHGSIDLIGVAYALGAAVCWACYILLTQRVGDGVDGANGLAVSMGTAALFSSILVGPSVFSRMTPEILLIGIGIALLLPVIPFTLELMALRRLTTASFGTLMSVEPAFAMLVGFVVLDQVPGPGGVVGICLVVAAGIGAARAGGRSAPPVPAEVGG; translated from the coding sequence ATGGCGACGGCATCGATGCTGTGCGTCCAGGTCGGGCTCGCGCTGTCCATCGGCCTCATCGAGTACATCGGGGTCGAGGGTGCGGCATGGCTGCGACTGCTCTGGGCGGGCATCATCCTGCTCGTCATCGTCCGTCCGCGGCCGTCGAAGTTCACCAGGTCGACATTCCTGATGTGTGTTGTGCTCGGCGTTGTCACAGCCGGGGTCACACTGCTCTTCATGGCGGCCCTCGATCGCATCCCGCTGGGGACGGCGAGCGCACTGGAGTTCCTCGGGCCGTTGAGCGTCGCGGTGCTGCTCGGCAAGGGCAGGTACCGATTCGTCTGGCCGGGGATCGCCGCGATCGGTGTGGTCCTGCTGACCGAGCCGTGGCACGGCAGCATCGACCTGATTGGGGTGGCGTACGCGCTTGGTGCGGCCGTGTGCTGGGCCTGCTACATCCTGCTGACCCAGCGCGTCGGTGACGGCGTCGACGGCGCCAATGGTCTCGCGGTGTCGATGGGCACGGCTGCGCTGTTCTCCAGCATCCTCGTCGGGCCGTCGGTGTTCTCCCGGATGACTCCGGAGATTCTGCTCATCGGAATCGGTATAGCGCTGCTACTTCCCGTTATTCCGTTCACCCTTGAGCTGATGGCGCTGCGGCGACTGACCACGGCGTCATTCGGCACCCTGATGAGTGTCGAACCGGCGTTCGCCATGCTGGTCGGCTTCGTGGTCCTGGACCAGGTGCCGGGCCCAGGGGGTGTGGTCGGCATCTGTCTGGTCGTCGCGGCGGGTATCGGCGCCGCGCGTGCCGGTGGCAGAAGCGCCCCGCCCGTGCCTGCCGAGGTCGGTGGCTGA
- a CDS encoding MCE family protein — protein sequence MARYRKAVVPLALSVCLTAAGCGTEGLASLPLPAPGVGSGGYTLTAVFSNALNLPSNAKVKLAGADVGELESMVARNYTAVTTLRIMDGVQLPRGSTAELRSATPLGDVFVALKPPNPSDPGAPLLTDGDTIGLESTTAAATVESVLGSAAILVNGGAVRNFTKIINGLGKATGDQGQAFGDLIRKTNRTLGTLNARSDEISTALTETSGLVDQIEAKNDMLGELMTEAGPASEVLAAHTSQIADLILQIGDTTEQLGKFPSIAGTDTSGRSVVADANRVAGAWNDVALTPDATLFALNRLMPPLVKSTSGPSIATRASIDRLILGSIPDIGFAGDAGLHGPKRYNWQQMVGSIKYTLLRLQERVVGKGPGVPQVPVIPSPTDPGQVQVVPPPEAPR from the coding sequence ATGGCGCGCTACCGAAAAGCCGTAGTGCCGCTGGCACTCTCGGTCTGTCTGACCGCGGCCGGATGCGGCACCGAGGGTCTGGCCAGCCTGCCGCTGCCCGCGCCGGGAGTCGGCTCGGGCGGCTACACCCTGACCGCGGTGTTCAGCAACGCGCTCAACCTTCCCTCCAACGCCAAGGTGAAGTTGGCCGGCGCCGACGTGGGCGAACTCGAGTCGATGGTGGCGCGCAACTACACCGCGGTGACGACGTTGCGCATCATGGACGGTGTGCAGCTGCCGCGCGGCAGCACCGCGGAACTGCGCTCCGCGACTCCGCTGGGGGACGTGTTCGTGGCCCTTAAGCCCCCCAACCCATCGGATCCGGGGGCTCCGCTGCTGACCGACGGTGACACCATCGGGCTGGAGTCGACGACGGCGGCAGCGACCGTCGAGTCGGTGCTGGGCTCGGCGGCGATCCTGGTCAATGGCGGCGCGGTACGCAACTTCACCAAGATCATCAACGGCCTGGGTAAGGCGACCGGCGACCAGGGTCAGGCCTTTGGCGATCTGATCCGCAAGACCAACCGCACGCTGGGCACGCTCAACGCGCGGTCCGATGAGATCTCGACCGCGCTCACCGAGACCTCGGGCCTTGTCGATCAGATCGAGGCCAAGAACGACATGCTCGGCGAGCTGATGACGGAGGCCGGGCCCGCCAGCGAGGTACTCGCCGCGCACACCTCGCAGATCGCCGATCTCATCCTGCAGATCGGTGACACCACCGAACAGCTCGGCAAGTTCCCGTCGATCGCGGGCACTGACACCAGCGGCCGAAGCGTTGTTGCCGATGCCAACCGGGTGGCCGGAGCGTGGAACGACGTCGCGCTGACTCCAGACGCCACGCTGTTCGCGCTCAACAGGTTGATGCCACCCCTGGTGAAATCGACGTCGGGTCCCTCGATCGCGACGCGGGCGAGCATCGATCGACTGATTCTCGGGTCGATACCGGATATCGGCTTCGCCGGTGACGCCGGCCTGCACGGGCCGAAGCGCTACAACTGGCAGCAGATGGTGGGCTCCATCAAGTACACGCTGCTGCGTCTGCAGGAGAGAGTCGTCGGAAAGGGGCCCGGCGTGCCGCAGGTCCCGGTGATCCCCAGCCCGACCGATCCGGGTCAGGTGCAGGTCGTTCCGCCACCCGAGGCGCCGCGATGA
- a CDS encoding mannan-binding protein, with protein MRVSMLVRVVAAIVTGVATGAMAATVGAPTAAASAPSFCDELAGQWNGQYCQTSVRSQRDAVRDIKVAIPAEIVDDPVAGPVVRQYLRTLVDNWRRLGVSMVADSFGEGNYEIFRHDNTLSVVFHETYHADGPAFNNAYRTFTFDMSAGRQLQLSDLTKAGVDPLVAIPPLAQPFVEQALDAAPPPHQPRTYPFVADRWTPDKVYSGGYKAWALTPDELVIYMPDYPVARDTPLDFTPGVMKWSMDGGTVVARIPLAALSPVLRPEFGGS; from the coding sequence GTGCGGGTGAGCATGCTCGTTCGGGTGGTGGCTGCCATCGTCACGGGTGTCGCCACTGGCGCCATGGCCGCCACTGTCGGCGCCCCCACTGCCGCGGCGTCGGCGCCGTCGTTCTGCGATGAGTTGGCTGGCCAGTGGAACGGCCAGTACTGCCAGACCTCGGTGCGCTCCCAGCGCGACGCGGTGCGTGACATCAAGGTCGCGATTCCCGCCGAGATCGTCGACGACCCCGTCGCCGGGCCCGTTGTGCGCCAGTATCTGAGGACTCTGGTCGACAACTGGAGACGGCTTGGGGTGAGCATGGTCGCCGACAGTTTCGGCGAGGGCAACTACGAGATCTTCCGTCATGACAACACGTTGTCGGTGGTGTTCCACGAGACCTATCACGCTGATGGGCCGGCGTTCAACAACGCCTACCGCACCTTCACCTTCGACATGTCGGCTGGCAGGCAGTTGCAGCTGTCGGATCTGACGAAGGCCGGCGTCGATCCGCTTGTCGCGATTCCTCCGCTGGCACAGCCGTTCGTCGAGCAGGCGCTCGATGCGGCACCGCCCCCGCATCAGCCCCGCACGTATCCATTCGTGGCGGACCGGTGGACGCCCGACAAGGTCTACTCGGGCGGCTACAAGGCATGGGCGCTCACCCCTGACGAGCTCGTCATCTACATGCCGGACTATCCCGTGGCACGCGACACCCCGCTCGACTTCACTCCCGGCGTGATGAAGTGGTCGATGGACGGCGGCACCGTGGTGGCGCGCATTCCGCTCGCTGCGCTGAGCCCGGTCCTGCGGCCCGAGTTCGGTGGGAGCTAG
- a CDS encoding ABC transporter permease yields MTIQDRIAEANKNIADVKPKRALTQRLNLGDNLLRVVAGLVLLYLFLPIFVIILFSFNKPAGKFNYTWQGFTLDNWADPFKYPALTDALKLSLNVAAVSTAIALVLGTLVAIALVRQRFTGDRAIDTFLILPLTAPEVVLGASLLTLFLDLNVAAGYTTIVLAHIAFQISFIAMTVRARVRGFDWTLEDASMDLGAGPTRTFFRVTLPLIIPGIVAAGMLSFALSLDDFIVTYFVSGSSVTYPLYVNAAVKAAVPPQINVLATAILVISLILLAVGTLYRRKRIDV; encoded by the coding sequence ATGACGATTCAGGATCGCATCGCCGAAGCCAACAAGAACATCGCCGACGTCAAGCCGAAGCGGGCGCTGACTCAGCGGCTCAACCTCGGCGACAACCTGCTGCGCGTGGTCGCGGGCCTGGTGCTGCTGTACCTGTTCCTGCCGATCTTCGTCATCATCCTGTTCTCGTTCAACAAGCCGGCGGGCAAGTTCAACTACACCTGGCAGGGCTTCACTCTGGACAACTGGGCCGACCCGTTCAAGTACCCCGCACTGACCGATGCGTTGAAACTGAGCCTGAACGTGGCCGCCGTCTCGACGGCAATCGCATTGGTGCTGGGCACGCTCGTGGCGATAGCCCTAGTGCGGCAACGGTTCACCGGGGACCGGGCCATCGACACCTTCCTGATCCTGCCGCTGACGGCTCCCGAGGTGGTGCTCGGCGCCTCGCTGCTGACACTGTTCCTTGATCTCAATGTGGCGGCCGGCTACACCACGATCGTGTTGGCCCACATCGCGTTCCAGATCAGCTTCATCGCGATGACAGTGCGCGCCAGGGTCCGTGGGTTCGACTGGACGCTCGAGGATGCGTCGATGGATCTCGGCGCCGGCCCCACCCGCACCTTCTTCAGGGTGACCCTGCCGTTGATCATCCCGGGGATCGTTGCGGCGGGCATGCTCTCGTTCGCGTTGTCCCTCGACGACTTCATCGTCACGTACTTCGTCAGCGGTTCATCCGTGACGTACCCGCTCTACGTCAACGCCGCGGTGAAGGCCGCGGTGCCACCGCAGATCAACGTGCTGGCCACGGCCATTCTGGTGATAAGCCTGATTCTGCTGGCCGTCGGAACGCTGTACCGCCGCAAGCGAATCGACGTCTGA
- a CDS encoding MCE family protein — MKRELQPNRRRSKALALAAAGLVLAVLVSAASWPFVRDTLDTITVTAQFDSAAGLYEGNTVAVLGMPVGKVTTITPRGGYVEVEFTVDSNVAVPADAQAVTISNSILTDRQIELTPPYRGGPTLQNHDTIGLNRTKTPVEFARVLDVLDKLSVSLRGDGAGDGPIAELVNASAAIADGNGQDMRDALGELSNALRLSANGGVVTRDQLTTIMRNLSSLTEAAATNDTTLREFGSTVRALSQILADENLGSGTTGKKLTEVITTVGEILDTHRDEIKQIVANGDIALKTTVDHERDLAEFLDVTPMTLDNIYNAIDQKNGAFRARVLVDKVLFDSQAVKEVCNMMGLRQLGCSTGTLADFGPDFGLSYILDGLSAMGQK, encoded by the coding sequence GTGAAGAGAGAACTGCAACCAAATCGACGCCGGAGCAAGGCGCTCGCACTCGCCGCAGCTGGCCTGGTGCTGGCCGTGCTGGTGTCGGCAGCCAGCTGGCCGTTCGTCAGGGACACGCTCGACACCATCACCGTGACAGCCCAATTCGACAGTGCCGCAGGACTGTATGAGGGCAACACGGTCGCCGTGCTCGGCATGCCGGTCGGCAAGGTCACCACGATCACCCCGAGGGGTGGATACGTGGAAGTCGAGTTCACCGTCGACTCCAACGTCGCGGTCCCCGCCGACGCGCAGGCGGTCACCATCTCGAACTCGATTCTCACTGACCGCCAGATCGAACTCACCCCGCCGTATCGGGGCGGCCCCACACTGCAGAACCACGACACCATCGGGCTCAACCGCACCAAGACCCCGGTCGAGTTCGCGCGCGTGCTCGACGTTCTCGACAAGCTCTCGGTTTCACTGCGCGGTGACGGCGCGGGCGATGGTCCCATCGCCGAGCTCGTCAACGCCAGCGCCGCGATCGCTGACGGCAACGGTCAGGACATGAGGGACGCCCTCGGCGAACTGTCCAACGCCCTGCGACTCAGTGCCAATGGGGGCGTGGTCACCAGGGATCAGCTGACCACCATCATGCGCAACCTCAGCTCGCTGACTGAGGCCGCAGCCACCAATGACACGACGCTGCGGGAGTTCGGGTCGACGGTCCGTGCACTCAGTCAGATACTGGCCGACGAGAACCTCGGCAGCGGCACGACCGGCAAGAAGCTCACCGAGGTGATCACCACGGTCGGCGAGATCCTCGACACCCATCGCGACGAGATCAAGCAGATCGTCGCCAACGGCGACATCGCGCTGAAGACGACGGTCGACCATGAGCGTGATCTCGCCGAGTTCCTCGATGTCACACCGATGACGCTGGACAACATCTACAACGCCATCGATCAGAAGAACGGGGCATTCCGTGCCCGCGTGCTCGTCGACAAGGTGCTGTTCGACTCGCAGGCGGTGAAGGAGGTCTGCAACATGATGGGGCTGCGACAACTCGGTTGCAGCACCGGCACGTTGGCCGACTTCGGGCCGGACTTCGGACTGTCCTACATACTGGACGGCCTTTCGGCGATGGGCCAGAAGTGA
- a CDS encoding ABC transporter permease, which translates to MAGVASSGRQRSKIAPYLMILPALVYLGVFFVVPLVTLGRTSLSSSGGSVYLPTLTFDWNFGNYAHAFAQYEDQIIRSFTYAAVATVVCLLLAYPLAYVIAFKAGRYKNLILGLVILPFFVTFLIRTIAWKTILADEGWVVQALGTVGLLPEEGRLLSTGWAVIGGLIYNWIIFMILPLYVSLEKIDPRLLEASRDLYSSAPRSFGKVILPLSVPGVLAGSMLVFIPAVGDFINADYLGSTQTTMIGNVVQKQFLVVKDYPAAAALSFLLMALILVGVLLYTKALGTEDLV; encoded by the coding sequence ATGGCAGGAGTCGCGAGCAGCGGCAGGCAACGGAGCAAGATCGCTCCCTACCTGATGATCCTTCCCGCCCTGGTGTACCTCGGCGTCTTCTTCGTGGTCCCACTGGTCACGCTGGGCCGAACGTCGCTGTCGTCCTCAGGTGGTTCGGTGTATTTGCCGACGCTGACGTTCGACTGGAACTTCGGCAACTACGCCCACGCATTCGCGCAGTACGAGGACCAGATCATCCGGTCCTTCACCTATGCCGCCGTCGCGACGGTGGTGTGTCTGCTGCTGGCCTACCCGCTGGCGTACGTGATCGCGTTCAAGGCCGGTCGGTACAAGAACCTGATTCTCGGGCTCGTGATCCTGCCGTTCTTCGTGACGTTCCTGATCCGCACCATCGCGTGGAAGACGATCCTGGCCGACGAGGGGTGGGTGGTGCAGGCGCTTGGCACCGTCGGTCTGCTCCCCGAGGAGGGGCGACTGCTCTCCACCGGCTGGGCGGTGATCGGCGGTCTCATCTACAACTGGATCATCTTCATGATCCTGCCGCTGTACGTGAGCTTGGAGAAGATCGACCCACGACTCCTTGAGGCCTCGCGCGACCTGTACTCGTCGGCCCCACGCAGCTTCGGCAAGGTGATCCTGCCGCTGTCGGTGCCGGGCGTGCTGGCGGGCAGCATGCTGGTGTTCATCCCCGCGGTGGGTGACTTCATCAACGCCGACTATCTGGGCAGTACGCAAACGACCATGATCGGCAACGTCGTTCAGAAACAGTTCCTGGTGGTCAAGGACTATCCAGCGGCCGCCGCGCTGAGCTTCCTGCTGATGGCGCTGATCCTGGTTGGCGTGCTGCTCTACACCAAGGCGCTCGGAACCGAGGACCTGGTATGA
- a CDS encoding DUF3329 domain-containing protein, producing MTVTNDALAESADETTEPETDEQAVDLDADADADTDAGADTDEGEDRPRPWLRRVLVGVVAVIFVAALAVSGVLGWLLWQEREVTRAGEQAQQAAVAYAQILTSIDSSKVDENFHQVLDGSTGEFKDMYSQSSVQLRQLLIDNKASAHGVVVESAIQSASKDKVVVLLFVDQSVSNTSVPDPRIDRSRIKMTMEFVDGRWRASQVALP from the coding sequence ATGACAGTGACGAACGATGCGTTGGCCGAGTCGGCTGACGAGACGACGGAGCCCGAAACCGACGAGCAGGCCGTCGATCTCGACGCAGACGCAGACGCAGACACTGACGCAGGTGCCGACACCGATGAGGGAGAAGACAGACCGCGGCCGTGGCTGCGACGGGTGCTCGTGGGCGTGGTCGCCGTGATATTCGTTGCCGCACTCGCGGTCTCGGGTGTTCTGGGCTGGCTGCTGTGGCAGGAGCGGGAGGTGACCCGTGCGGGGGAGCAGGCCCAGCAGGCCGCCGTCGCGTACGCGCAGATCCTGACCAGCATCGACTCGAGCAAGGTCGACGAGAACTTCCACCAGGTTCTCGACGGTTCGACCGGTGAGTTCAAGGACATGTACTCACAATCCAGTGTCCAGCTTCGTCAGCTACTCATCGACAACAAGGCATCGGCGCATGGAGTCGTCGTGGAGTCGGCGATCCAATCCGCGTCCAAGGACAAGGTGGTCGTGCTGCTCTTCGTCGATCAGTCGGTGTCGAACACCAGCGTTCCCGACCCCCGCATCGACCGCAGCAGGATCAAGATGACCATGGAGTTCGTCGACGGACGTTGGCGTGCAAGCCAAGTCGCGCTGCCGTGA
- a CDS encoding TetR/AcrR family transcriptional regulator, whose product MPTSSVSADRRRRPKDRKAQIARVAAETFSEVGYHGVSMEGIARRVGVTAASLYRHYSGKYELFAASVLGLGQQLVDCTAFVDDGGGDAGPDQVWDAMVRALIDTALVNRTSGGLYRWEGRYLEGGDQMVLNEQIKLVNRRLQQPMSKLRPDLEPRQERWILSAAVLSVLGSITDHHAQLASDRIHATLATIARNVRDTDLPAGLSGHHIPARATVGPESGEYEQILHSAILLFNERGYRETGMDDIAVSVGVSTTSLYRYFPGKATILGAAYRRAADRVSSDLAAILPTADGPRDAVGRLVEAFVLRFFANPELAYVYYAERLNVPTEDRVALQSIQRATVDAWARQVSAARPDMSPDEARFAVHAGFALVTDLGRFMHAAHTRSATAVVRHLLLVTLLGQSAP is encoded by the coding sequence CTGCCCACGTCAAGTGTGAGCGCGGACCGGCGTCGGCGACCGAAGGACCGAAAGGCGCAGATCGCCCGGGTCGCGGCCGAGACGTTCAGCGAGGTCGGCTATCACGGTGTGAGCATGGAGGGCATCGCCCGTCGGGTCGGCGTGACGGCCGCCTCGCTGTATCGCCACTACTCCGGGAAGTACGAGCTGTTTGCGGCATCGGTCCTGGGGTTGGGTCAGCAGTTGGTCGACTGCACCGCGTTCGTCGACGACGGCGGCGGCGATGCAGGGCCCGACCAGGTATGGGATGCCATGGTGAGAGCACTGATCGACACCGCCCTCGTGAATCGGACCAGCGGTGGCCTGTATCGGTGGGAGGGCCGATACCTCGAGGGTGGCGATCAGATGGTGCTGAACGAGCAGATCAAACTGGTCAATCGCCGACTGCAACAGCCGATGTCGAAATTACGTCCCGATCTGGAGCCGCGGCAGGAACGCTGGATCCTGTCAGCAGCAGTGCTCAGCGTGCTGGGCAGCATCACCGACCATCACGCCCAGCTGGCGAGCGACCGGATTCACGCAACCCTGGCCACGATTGCGCGCAACGTACGCGACACCGACCTGCCGGCGGGGCTGTCGGGACACCACATCCCGGCCCGGGCCACAGTGGGTCCGGAGTCGGGGGAGTACGAGCAGATCCTGCACTCGGCGATACTGCTGTTCAACGAGCGTGGGTACCGGGAGACTGGGATGGACGACATCGCCGTCTCGGTCGGCGTGTCCACGACTAGCCTCTACCGGTACTTCCCCGGGAAGGCGACGATTCTGGGGGCAGCGTATCGGCGCGCGGCCGACCGGGTGTCGAGTGACCTCGCCGCGATCCTCCCCACTGCAGACGGTCCGCGTGACGCGGTCGGCCGACTGGTGGAGGCGTTCGTGCTGCGCTTCTTCGCCAATCCGGAACTCGCGTATGTCTACTACGCGGAGCGCCTCAACGTGCCCACCGAGGATCGTGTTGCGCTGCAAAGCATTCAGCGCGCCACAGTCGATGCGTGGGCCCGTCAGGTGTCTGCTGCCAGGCCTGACATGTCGCCGGATGAGGCGCGTTTCGCAGTGCACGCCGGCTTCGCACTCGTGACTGATCTGGGCCGGTTCATGCACGCCGCGCACACGAGGTCGGCGACGGCGGTCGTTCGTCATCTGCTGCTCGTCACGCTGCTGGGCCAGTCAGCTCCATAG
- a CDS encoding acyl-CoA thioesterase domain-containing protein, giving the protein MTARPAHFVQLADDSFQPTPFAQSHWGADHLNGPALVGLAAAILDERYGSEDFMPARVTVDLFKAARGVTTTAVTRLVRDGRRVRNTECELVQDGVTVVRAILVQYRRSEPPRGQEWSAEVDFTQPVELDSDEYVHIGSDGHGWTRSIADHQNDARKRFVNRPIDAVEGRKNTPLVNAVMAAEGTSLVTNLGTAGVGYINGDLTVALARLPRDGRIGVQADSHWTDDGISVGSATLYDSDGAFGTGVVTAVSNLAAQIDFSNDPFPDRTR; this is encoded by the coding sequence ATGACCGCTCGTCCGGCGCACTTCGTGCAACTTGCCGATGATTCGTTCCAGCCGACGCCGTTCGCCCAGAGCCATTGGGGAGCAGACCATCTCAACGGTCCCGCACTCGTCGGTCTGGCGGCAGCGATCCTCGACGAGCGATACGGCAGCGAGGACTTCATGCCCGCACGGGTCACCGTCGACCTCTTCAAGGCCGCTCGCGGGGTGACGACGACTGCGGTGACACGACTCGTCCGCGACGGACGCCGCGTGCGCAACACCGAGTGCGAACTCGTCCAGGACGGTGTCACCGTGGTCCGCGCGATCCTGGTCCAGTACCGGCGCTCGGAGCCGCCGCGTGGACAGGAGTGGTCGGCCGAGGTCGACTTCACCCAGCCCGTCGAGCTCGACTCTGACGAGTACGTCCACATCGGTAGCGACGGGCACGGCTGGACGCGGTCGATCGCCGATCACCAGAACGACGCGCGCAAGCGATTCGTGAACAGACCCATCGACGCGGTCGAGGGTCGCAAGAACACCCCGCTGGTCAACGCGGTGATGGCGGCCGAGGGGACGAGCCTGGTCACCAACCTCGGCACGGCCGGGGTGGGTTACATCAACGGTGACCTCACGGTGGCCCTGGCGCGGCTGCCGCGCGACGGCAGGATCGGCGTGCAGGCCGACTCGCACTGGACCGACGACGGGATCAGCGTCGGCTCGGCAACGCTGTACGACAGCGACGGCGCGTTCGGGACCGGCGTGGTGACCGCTGTCAGCAACCTCGCCGCACAGATCGACTTCTCCAACGACCCGTTCCCCGATCGCACGCGCTGA